The following are from one region of the Biomphalaria glabrata chromosome 4, xgBioGlab47.1, whole genome shotgun sequence genome:
- the LOC106075753 gene encoding interferon alpha-inducible protein 27-like protein 2 codes for MASCRKLILLMNQHTGTRVFISTLRPLPSAVVYVDRSITFKTKSNQKENDDDDLQQTLNSYRKSKIIIGTAVLAGAGGAVLAAPLALTAAGFGAAGIAAGSVAASMMSGAATTGVGMAVVSALQSAGAAGIGLAANALIGLGGASVGGTLAGAAVGKVTRNVQSKENQAKGNELNDKLIDNIPVNQSSSGDKEK; via the exons ATGGCGTCTTGTaggaaattaattcttttgaTGAATCAACATACAGGAACTAGAGTCTTCATTTCAACG TTACGCCCCCTTCCGTCAGCTGTTGTCTACGTGGACAGATCtatcacttttaaaacaaaatccaaTCAGAAAGAGAATGACGATGATGACCTGCAGCAGACGTTAAATTCATACAGAAAGTCAAAAATAATCATTGGGACCGCTGTTCTAGCTGGAGCCGGTGGGGCTGTATTGGCTGCTCCCCTTGCTCTCACGGCTGCCGGTTTTGGGGCTGCTGGAATAGCAGCTGGGAGTGTGGCTGCAAGTATGATGTCTGGAGCAGCTACCACTGG GGTTGGAATGGCTGTCGTTTCAGCTTTACAGTCTGCCGGAGCTGCTGGGATAGGCCTGGCAGCTAACGCCTTGATTGGTTTAGGTGGAGCAAGTGTCGGTGGGACACTTGCAGGAGCTGCTGTAGGAAAAGTGACGAGAAACGTGCAAAGTAAAGAGAATCAAGCCAAGGGAAATGAGCTCAATGATAAACTCATTGATAACATTCCAGTCAACCAAAGTTCTTCAGGtgataaagaaaagtaa